The Epilithonimonas zeae genome contains a region encoding:
- a CDS encoding response regulator transcription factor, whose translation MKKIYVVEDDQGIREVLEVFLGLENFEVQSFASVSEFKKRDTASHPDLYLFDVRLPDGSGTDLCQHVKSIRGSKSIPVIMMSAHASVQDISLRCSPDDIIPKPFDIVVLLERIRAVLKT comes from the coding sequence ATGAAAAAAATCTATGTGGTTGAAGATGACCAGGGAATCAGAGAAGTACTTGAAGTATTTCTTGGTCTTGAAAACTTTGAAGTGCAGTCCTTTGCCTCAGTTTCAGAATTTAAAAAACGAGATACTGCTTCTCATCCGGATCTGTATCTTTTTGATGTACGGTTGCCTGACGGATCAGGAACCGACTTATGCCAGCATGTTAAATCTATCCGCGGCAGCAAAAGTATTCCTGTCATTATGATGAGTGCCCACGCATCCGTACAGGATATTTCTCTCCGCTGTTCTCCCGATGATATTATACCCAAGCCTTTTGATATCGTCGTCCTTCTTGAGAGAATCCGTGCTGTGCTGAAGACCTAA